The Acanthochromis polyacanthus isolate Apoly-LR-REF ecotype Palm Island chromosome 17, KAUST_Apoly_ChrSc, whole genome shotgun sequence genome has a window encoding:
- the hrh2b gene encoding histamine receptor H2b, giving the protein MISIALRWLVLMFLIILTIGGNVLVCLAVGLSRRLWRIANCFVVSLAVTDLLLGLLVMPLSATVELRSGKWPLGGALCNIYISVDVMLCTASILTLLAISVDRYLAISAPLSHSRRVTPLRVTLAITAIWTLSVAVSFVPIHLGWNTADYRVQHSDWGIGDEDKEGRYCQFEWNNNYVLIYTFGSFYLPLMLMCGMYLCIFRVAREQARRIRATTPSSARTATAAITREHKATVTLAAVLGAFVICWFPYFTFLTCKGIKEKTNPPNTLHSIVLWMGYFNSALNPILYPAFNRDFRKAYGELLRCRGSSCRKLQFTRASVHKRFAFTNVKKGSQQSKKHINTVNKETEEKSITLLEGNGFPNEPR; this is encoded by the exons ATGATCTCCATAGCTCTCCGCTGGCTGGTCTTAATGTTCCTCATCATTCTGACCATTGGTGGTAACGTGCTGGTGTGTTTAGCCGTCGGGCTCAGCCGTCGACTGTGGCGCATTGCAAACTGCTTTGTTGTGTCGCTGGCAGTGACAGATCTCCTGCTAGGCTTGTTGGTGATGCCCCTGTCGGCCACTGTGGAGCTGCGCAGTGGGAAATGGCCCCTCGGAGGGGCCCTGTGTAACATTTACATCTCAGTGGATGTCATGCTATGTACAGCCTCCATCCTTACCCTACTGGCAATCAGTGTGGACCGATACCTGGCCATTTCAGCTCCCCTTAGCCACTCCCGGAGAGTTACCCCACTACGGGTGACACTGGCCATCACCGCCATCTGGACCTTGTCGGTAGCTGTGTCCTTTGTGCCCATCCACCTGGGCTGGAACACAGCAGACTACAGAGTGCAGCACTCCGACTGGGGCATTGGTGATGAGGACAAGGAGGGACGCTACTGCCAGTTTGAATGGAATAACAACTATGTTCTTATTTATACTTTTGGCTCATTTTATCTTCCTCTGATGCTTATGTGCGGAATGTATCTTTGCATATTCAGAGTGGCCCGAGAACAG GCCCGGCGTATTCGTGCTACCACCCCATCATCTGCACGTACAGCGACTGCAGCCATAACCCGAGAGCACAAAGCTACAGTGACCCTGGCAGCTGTACTGGGCGCTTTCGTCATCTGCTGGTTTCCCTACTTCACCTTCCTCACCTGCAAGGGCATAAAGGAAAAGACGAACCCCCCAAACACCCTTCACTCAATAGTCCTGTGGATGGGTTATTTTAACTCAGCCCTTAATCCCATCCTGTATCCAGCCTTCAACAGGGATTTCCGCAAGGCCTATGGAGAGCTGCTTCGCTGCCGAGGGTCGTCTTGCAGAAAACTGCAGTTTACGCGTGCATCTGTGCATAAACGATTCGCCTTCACTAATGTCAAAAAGGGCTCCCAACAGTCTAAGAAACATATTAACACAGTTAATAAAGAAACTGAGGAGAAGAGCATCACTTTACTCGAGGGAAACGGTTTTCCTAATGAGCCAAGATGA